CCGTCAACATCGAGTTCGAGAATCCGATCACCGCCGATGAAGCGCGCGAGATCCTGCGCAAGGCGCCCGGCTGCCTCGTCATCGACAAGCAGGAGCCCGGCGGCTACGCCACGCCGTATGAAGCGGCCGGCGAGGACGCGACCTATATCAGCCGCATCCGCGAGGACGCGACGGTGGAGAACGGCCTGGTGCTCTGGTGCGTGTCCGACAACTTGCGCAAGGGCGCAGCCCTCAACGCGATCCAGATCGCGGAAGTCCTGATCAACCGCAAGCTGATCAGCGCGAAGAAGAAGGCGGCGTAAGCTCCGTACCGGTCTCGTAGGGTGGGCAAAGCGAAGCGTGCCCACGACCTGCGTTTTAATCGGAAAAGATGGTGGGCACGGCGCTTTGCGCCTTTGCCCACCCTACGAATTCAAGCCAAGCCGCGGAAGCCCTACACCGCGCTCCGTGCGCTCTTGAATTCCTTCGCCGCCTTGTCCAGCACGAACAGCGTGCCCTCGGCGACGCCGAAATAGGCCCCGTGCAGCTGCATCTGGCCGCCCTCGACGGCCTTCTGCACGAACGGGAATGTCGTCAGGTTTTCCAGGCTGCGGAACACCGCGGCCTTCTCGATGCGCTCGACGAACTGCGCCATGGTCTCGTGGTCGCGCTGCTCCACCACCTCACCCGGCTTGATGAACATCTGCATCCATTTGCCGATGAAGTCGCCGGGCGTGAGTGGCTCGATCTTGTCGACGAAGGCGCGGATGCCGCCGCATTGCGCGTGGCCGAGCACCACGATGTGCTTCACCTTCAGCACCGTCACCGCGTATTCCAGCGCCGCCGAGACGCCATGCGCGTTGCCGTCGGGCTGGTACACCGGCACCAGGTTGGCGATGTTGCGGACCACGAACAATTCGCCGGGGCCGACGTCGAAGATCACCTCGGGCGAGACGCGGCTGTCGCAGCAGCCGATCACCATCACTTCCGGGAACTGTCCCTTCACCGACAGCTCGCGATAGCGGCTCTGCTCGGTCGGCAGCCGCTGGGTGGCGAAGGCCTTGTAGCCTTCCAGCAAATGCTTCGGGAATGTGATCATGACCTATGCCTAACCATAGAGCCGGGGAACGAACAAGCCTTTCGAATAGGCAGGCCAAGTGCTATCGGCTCGGGGCAGAATGGACACGAGGAAACCGGAAGGAACGTCAGCATGACCCGCCCGCGCCGCAGCCATCTGTTCATGCCCGGATCCAACCCCCGTGCGCTGGAGAAGGCGAGGAATCTCGCCGCCGACGGTTTGATCCTCGATCTCGAAGATTCCGTCGCGCCTGACGCCAAGGCGGTGGCGCGGGACGGCATCGCCGCCGCGATCGCGGCCAAGGGGTTCGGCAAGCGCGAGATCCTGATCCGGACCAACGGCCTCGACACGCCGTGGTGGGCCGACGACGTCGCGATGGCAGCCAAGGCCTCGCCGGACGGCATCCTGGTTCCAAAGGTCTCCAGCGTCGAGGACCTCGACACGATCGGCCGCAAGCTGGCCGAGCTTGGCGCCGCGCCGACCGTCAAGGTCTGGGCCATGATCGAGACCGCGCGCGCGGTGCTGCATGCCGAGGAGCTCGCCGCGGCCGGGCGCGATCCGAAGACGCGGCTGTCAGGCTTCGTGTTCGGCCCGAACGACATCTCGCGCGAGACGCGCATCCGCATGCTGCCGGGCCGCGCCGCGATGATCCCGATGATCTCGCACTGCATCCTGGCGACGCGCGCTCACGGCCTCGAGATCCTCGACGGTCCCTATAGCGACATCGCCAATTCCGACGGCTTTGCCACCGAATGCGCGCAGGGCCGCGATCTCGGCTTCGACGGCAAGACGCTGATCCATCCCTCGCAGATCGAAGCCTGCAACGTGATCTTCACGCCGCCCGAGGAGGAAGTCGCGCGTGCGCGAAAGATCATCGCGGCGTTCGAGCTGCCGGAAAACGTCTCGCGCGGCGCGATCCGCCTCGACGGTGCGATGGTCGAGCGTCTGCACGCCGACATGGCGCGCCGCACGATCGAGATCGCGGACGCGATCGCTGCGATGAGCAAGGGCTGAGATTGCCCTGAGCGCTTCGTCCTGCGCGACGACAGGGGGAATTTGCGGCTGGGAACTCAGCTAATCCATTGATTTGGCTGATGCTGCGGCGCTGCTTTCGATCACGACCGCGCGAATAAGCGTCGCGGCCGCCGCCGTTGACTTGCGCAAGGCCCACGTCGCAAGGTAACTCCAGCAACAGTTGAACATATTTGGCCCAACCTTGGACGAGGTGTCCCCATGACGGCGCTTGCGGAAGTCGCGGCTCCTGCCAACCTGGTTGACGAACTCACGGCACACGCGGTGCGCAGCATCGAGGCCGCCGATCATTCCGCGGCTCCGTTTCCGCACATCGTCTTCCGCGAGTTCTTTCCGGAGGACTTCTACCGTGACCTGATCCGGAGCGTGCCCACTCAGGGCTACGATCCGATCACCGGGACCGGAACGCGCATGGCGCTGCGCCTCTACGGCGAGAACGTCGACAAGATCGAGCCGTCGCTGCGGCCGGCATGGGCTGCGGTGTCGGCCATGCTGACGTCGAAGAGCGTCGAGGAGGCGATCCGCAAGCGGCTGCATGACGGGCTCGAGATTCGCGCCCGTGGCGACAAGGTGGCCGGCGCCGACGATCTGACCTTGGTGGCAAAGCCGGTCGTCTACGTGGACAGGGACGGCTATCAGATCAAGCCGCATCCGGACACGCGCAAGAAGGTCGTGACGATGCAGCTCTATTGCCCCGCCGACGCCAGCCAGGAGGCTTTGGGGACGACGCTCTACAAGGCCTCGCTCAAGGGACTGCTGCATGTCGGCTCGTATTGCCTGGAGCCGGTGAAGACGATCCCGTTTCTGCCCAATGTCGGCTACGCCTTCGTGGTCCTGAAGGCCTATCACACGCTGACCAGGATGAGCTGGCACGGCCGCCCGCCGATCCAGACCGACCGGGATCGCGTCACCATCCTCAACACGTTCTATGTGAACGAGAAGGTCGGCTTCTAGAGCATGATCCGGAAAGTGTGCAGCGGTTTTCCGAAAAGATCATGCTCAAACAACAACCTAAAGCGCGATGACGATTCGTCCCAATCTCATCGCGCTTTAGGCGTTTGATCTGGACCGCGCCGGGTTCTTGACCCGATCGCGAATCCCTAGCACCGCCTCGCTCAGATCGTCTGGCCCCCGGACACCTCGATGCGCTGTGCCGTGACCCAGCGGTTGTCGGGACCGAGGAGACTTGCAACCATCGGTCCGATGTCGTCGGGCAGGCCGACGCGGCCGAGCGCGGTCATTTGGGCGAACTGCTGGTTCAAATCCGACATGTCCCGGACTGCGCCGCCGAGAAAATCGGTTTCGATCGCACCCGGGGCGACGACGTTTGCGGTGATGCCGCGTCCGCCGAACTCTCTGGCCATATAGACCGTCAGAACCTCGATGGCGCCCTTCGCGGCAGCATAGGCTGAGAAGCCGGGGAAGGATACGCGCGTCAGCCCGCTGGAGAAGTTGATGATCCGGCCGTTGTCGGCGAGCAATGGCAGCAAGGCCTGCGTCAGAAAGTGTTCGGCATACCGCCCGGGCGCGACATGCGCGAGACGAAGCGCCGCGTCGAATCGGCGGCTTGAAGAGTTCCCCAATGGCGACGATTGACAGGATCTACATCCTCGACGGAGGCATTGCAGAGGTCGCAGACGGCTCGATCTATTCTCCGGGTATCAACGTCGGCGTCCCCATGACGTTGAGCTGCAATGCCTACCTCATCAGCCATCGCGGCGAATGGCTGATCTGGGATACGGGCATAGAGGATAAGCTGGCGAAGCATCCGGAAGGACGCATCATTGCCCATGGCATACGCGGCATCGTGCGTCGTCCCATCGCGGACCAATTGGATGAAATCGGGGTGCGGCCCCGCGATGTCAGTACGATCCTCCTTTCCCACGCGCATTTCGATCACATCGGAAATGTCGATCTGTTCGAGAATGCGAGATGGATCGCCCAGCGGGCCGAGTTCGAGGCCATGTTCGGAAACGAGCCTGAAGAATTCGGCTATTCGCTGCAGCACTACGAGGCGCTGAAGGAGCGGCCTTACCAGATCGTCGATGGTGACCACGACATATTTGGCGACGGCGCCGTGCGGATGATCTTCACGCCCGGCCACACTCTCGGGCATTGCTCGCTGATGGTGAGGCTGCCGCGGCGCGGCGCCGTGCTGCTGAGCGGCGACGTCGCGCACAATTGGGAAAACCTCCGGCACATGCGCGTGCCGTCCTTCAATGCGGACCAGCAGGTAACGGTCGCGTCCATGGCCAGAGTCGCCGAGCTGCTTCGCGTCGAGAACGCCGAAATCTGGATCAATCACGATACGGCACAGAGCGAGGCATTGCCTCACGCGCCAGGCTGGATCGCGTAAACGCGTCAGTGCGGCGCGACGTCGGCGCGTTCGAGCGATTCCAGTGTCGAGGCATTGCCGCAATAGCCGTGATAGTTTTCCGCGGCGGTGCCCTCAGTGAGGTCGCGGTCGCACTCGCCCTTGTGATCGCAGAGCGAGCAGACCCGTTCCATGTCGCGCAGCAGCAGCGGCTGTGCGCGTCCGAGCCCCTCCGCGCTGATGCCGAGTTGCTCCAGCATCTTCGGCAGCTCGTCGGCGGCATGCTTGCCGTGACGGACCAGCTCTTCGAGGTCGTCCGGGGCAATCCTGAGATCGCTCGCGATCCGGTCGAAATCTCCGCGGTCGAGCCGTCGCATCTCGTTCATCTCGCGGCGATGCTTCAGCCAGGCGGCAAAGGACTCGATGAGGTCCTGGACGATGGGATACGGCCTGCTTGCGGTGCTCATGCGAGGCTCCATAGGGATCGTGGAACTGGAGCGAGACTACGCACAATGATGCAGGGGCGCGTTGCGCTGGATCAAATTCGAC
This is a stretch of genomic DNA from Bradyrhizobium sp. CB2312. It encodes these proteins:
- a CDS encoding carbonic anhydrase — protein: MITFPKHLLEGYKAFATQRLPTEQSRYRELSVKGQFPEVMVIGCCDSRVSPEVIFDVGPGELFVVRNIANLVPVYQPDGNAHGVSAALEYAVTVLKVKHIVVLGHAQCGGIRAFVDKIEPLTPGDFIGKWMQMFIKPGEVVEQRDHETMAQFVERIEKAAVFRSLENLTTFPFVQKAVEGGQMQLHGAYFGVAEGTLFVLDKAAKEFKSARSAV
- a CDS encoding CoA ester lyase, whose amino-acid sequence is MTRPRRSHLFMPGSNPRALEKARNLAADGLILDLEDSVAPDAKAVARDGIAAAIAAKGFGKREILIRTNGLDTPWWADDVAMAAKASPDGILVPKVSSVEDLDTIGRKLAELGAAPTVKVWAMIETARAVLHAEELAAAGRDPKTRLSGFVFGPNDISRETRIRMLPGRAAMIPMISHCILATRAHGLEILDGPYSDIANSDGFATECAQGRDLGFDGKTLIHPSQIEACNVIFTPPEEEVARARKIIAAFELPENVSRGAIRLDGAMVERLHADMARRTIEIADAIAAMSKG
- a CDS encoding N-acyl homoserine lactonase family protein, with the translated sequence MATIDRIYILDGGIAEVADGSIYSPGINVGVPMTLSCNAYLISHRGEWLIWDTGIEDKLAKHPEGRIIAHGIRGIVRRPIADQLDEIGVRPRDVSTILLSHAHFDHIGNVDLFENARWIAQRAEFEAMFGNEPEEFGYSLQHYEALKERPYQIVDGDHDIFGDGAVRMIFTPGHTLGHCSLMVRLPRRGAVLLSGDVAHNWENLRHMRVPSFNADQQVTVASMARVAELLRVENAEIWINHDTAQSEALPHAPGWIA